In the Salvelinus namaycush isolate Seneca unplaced genomic scaffold, SaNama_1.0 Scaffold2222, whole genome shotgun sequence genome, one interval contains:
- the LOC120038498 gene encoding protein LRATD2-like, with the protein MGSQVEKLTHLSYDNVPTADPNGFDTEDELGPRIGVSYIFSADDDEQEERIDGPDRNQNEEEKQYDNCNELECVVYYRDESVYEKNLKLSDMCTYSTENLLNKCIPGDLVEFVATGQYPHWVVYVGDFQVVHLHRAEIKNNFLTDASQGKRGRIVNELYKFRALPPEVVVQNAMQQVGTRDRELSWRNSECFAAWCRFGKREFKIGGELRIGKQPYRLKMLFSEKKSHVLEFQSFDDLIMEKRRNDQIGRDAVTQELANHLNSTDAEMKDGFHQSVN; encoded by the coding sequence ATGGGTAGCCAGGTTGAGAAACTGACACATCTGAGTTATGACAATGTTCCGACCGCAGATCCGAACGGGTTTGACACGGAGGATGAGCTGGGGCCCCGGATCGGAGTGTCCTATATCTTCTCAGCAGACGACGACGAACAAGAGGAACGTATTGACGGACCGGACCGGAACCAGAACGAGGAAGAGAAACAATACGATAACTGCAACGAGTTGGAGTGTGTTGTGTACTACCGTGACGAATCTGTGTACGAGAAAAATCTCAAACTATCTGATATGTGCACGTATTCGACAGAGAATCTTTTGAACAAGTGTATACCGGGGGATTTGGTGGAGTTCGTGGCTACGGGCCAGTACCCTCACTGGGTTGTGTACGTGGGCGACTTTCAGGTCGTTCACCTGCACCGGGCTGAAATTAAGAATAATTTCCTGACAGATGCCAGTCAGGGAAAGAGAGGCAGGATAGTAAACGAGCTGTATAAATTCCGCGCTCTGCCTCCCGAGGTGGTGGTGCAGAACGCGATGCAGCAAGTCGGAACGCGAGACAGAGAGCTGTCCTGGAGAAACTCAGAGTGTTTTGCTGCGTGGTGCAGGTTCGGGAAGAGGGAATTCAAGATAGGAGGAGAGCTCCGTATCGGAAAGCAGCCCTACAGGTTGAAAATGCTTTTTTCTGAAAAGAAAAGTCACGTCCTTGAATTTCAGAGTTTTGACGACTTGAtcatggagaagaggagaaacgATCAGATAGGCAGAGATGCGGTGACGCAAGAGTTAGCGAACCACCTCAACTCAACTGATGCTGAAATGAAGGACGGCTTTCATCAGAGTGTAAACTGA